The Pseudomonas sp. FP198 genomic interval GCGCTGCCCCAAGTGTCAGAACCAGGACATCGCCGACTCCAACGCGCCGATTGCCGCCGACTTGCGCAAGGAGATCTTCCGCATGCTCGGCGAGGGCAAGGACAACCAGCAGATCATTGACTTCATGGTCGATCGCTACGGTGAGTTCGTGCGCTACAACCCGGCCCTGTCCCCCAAGACCGCGCTGCTCTGGTTCGGCCCCGCCGGGCTGCTGCTCGGTGGTTTCGTCGTCATCGCGGTGATCGTGCGCCGCCGCCGGGTCCAGCGCACTGCCGCCCCGGACACGCTTTCTGTCGAAGAGCGCCAGCGCCTCGACCAACTGTTGGATAAAACCAAGCATGATTGATTTCTGGCTCGCCGCAGGTCTGCTTCTCCTGGTTGCCCTGAGTTTTCTGTTGATCCCCGTGTTGCGTGGCCGTCGCGCCCAATTGGAAGAAGACCGCACTGCGTTGAACGTGGCGCTGTACCAGGAGCGTGTTGCCGAACTGCAGGCCGAGCGGGAGGAGGGCGTGCTCAACGCCGCGCAACTGGACACCGGTCGCGCCGAGGCCGCCCGTGAATTGCTCGCTGACACCGAGGGCGCCGAGGCGCCGCGCGAATCGCGACTGGGCAAGCCGTTGCCGCTGCTCGCGGCGGTGTTGGTGCCGGTATTGGGCCTGGCGCTGTACCTGCATTTCGGCGCCAGCGACAAGGTCGAGCTGACCCGTGAATTCGCCCAAGCGCCGAAGTCCATGGAAGAAATGACTTTGCGCCTGGAGCGCGCGGTGGCGGCACAACCGGATTCCGCCGAAGGTTTGTATTTCCTCGGGCGGACCTACATGGCGCAGGATCGGCCGGCGGACGCGGCGAAGATCTTCGAGCGCACCGTCGCGCTGGCCGGCCGCCAGCCCGAGCTGCTCGGGCAGTGGGCCCAGGCGCAGTATTTTGCCGATGGCAAGAAGTGGTCGGACAAGGTCCAGGCCCTCACCGACGAGGCGCTGAAGCTCGATCCGAAGGAAGTCACCAGCCTCGGCCTGTTGGGCATCGCCGCGTTCGAAGGCGAGCGCTATCAGGAGGCGATCGATTACTGGGGCCGCCTGCTCGCGCAGTTGCCCGAAGGCGACAAGTCGCGGGAGGCGTTGCAGGGGGGCATCACTCGCGCCACCGAGAAGCTGCAAGCCAATGGCGGCAAGGTTGCCCAGGCGCCAGTCGCCAAGGCTGCGGCGCTGCTCAAGGTCCGTGTCGAGCTCGATCCGGCCCTCAAAGCCAAGGTGCAGCCGGGCGACAGCGTGTTCATTTTCGCTCGCGCCGTGTCCGGCCCGCCCGCGCCGTTGGCGGCCAGGCGCCTGACCGTCGCCGACCTGCCGGCCAGCGTCGAGCTGGGTGACGCTGATGCGATGATGCCGCAGCTGAAACTGTCGAACTTCCCCGAAGTCCAACTGGTGGCGCGCATCTCCCGGGCCGGCCAACCCACCGCCGGCGAGTGGATCGGTCGCAGCCAGCCCCTGGCGAGCAGCACCACGGCGCTACAACAATTGATTATCGACAGTCCGGACCAATGACAGGAATTCGCACCATGACCGCCATCGCCCGTATGACCCTGCTCACCCTCGTCCTGGGCCTGAGCGCTTGTGCGGTCCAGCGTCCACCGGAGCCGTCGGCGCCATTGCCACCGATTCCGCCTTCGACGCCGACCACCAAGCCAGGCCCGTCGACCGCGCCCGGCAAACCCGTGACCCCGAACAAACCGGCCAAGCCGCTGCCGCGCACCTCCGCCAGTTTCGCTCCACCACCGGGCGGCAACAGCCACTGGGACGCCAAGCTCGGGGTCTATGTGCTGGACAAGCAGCCCAACACGTTCTATCGCCAGCGCACCTATTATCGTTGGAACAACGGCTGGAGCCGCTCCGTCAGCCCGAACGGCCCGTGGGAAGAGACCACTATCGAAGGCGTACCGGCGGGGCT includes:
- a CDS encoding cytochrome c-type biogenesis protein; translation: MKRWLAAAVLGLSLAGVAHAAIDTYEFANDGERERFRELTKELRCPKCQNQDIADSNAPIAADLRKEIFRMLGEGKDNQQIIDFMVDRYGEFVRYNPALSPKTALLWFGPAGLLLGGFVVIAVIVRRRRVQRTAAPDTLSVEERQRLDQLLDKTKHD
- the ccmI gene encoding c-type cytochrome biogenesis protein CcmI → MIDFWLAAGLLLLVALSFLLIPVLRGRRAQLEEDRTALNVALYQERVAELQAEREEGVLNAAQLDTGRAEAARELLADTEGAEAPRESRLGKPLPLLAAVLVPVLGLALYLHFGASDKVELTREFAQAPKSMEEMTLRLERAVAAQPDSAEGLYFLGRTYMAQDRPADAAKIFERTVALAGRQPELLGQWAQAQYFADGKKWSDKVQALTDEALKLDPKEVTSLGLLGIAAFEGERYQEAIDYWGRLLAQLPEGDKSREALQGGITRATEKLQANGGKVAQAPVAKAAALLKVRVELDPALKAKVQPGDSVFIFARAVSGPPAPLAARRLTVADLPASVELGDADAMMPQLKLSNFPEVQLVARISRAGQPTAGEWIGRSQPLASSTTALQQLIIDSPDQ